One window from the genome of Candidatus Endomicrobium procryptotermitis encodes:
- a CDS encoding LL-diaminopimelate aminotransferase has translation MEIRYNEKLKKLPPYLFVEIDKKKKEAMERGADIISLGVGDPDMPTPKHIIEAGQQAMTKPANHQYPFGAGMVSYRKAVALWYKKRFNVDLDFAAEICALIGSKEGIGHLPLGFINPGDVVLIPEPGYPVYTTGTIFTDGVPYFMPLLERNGFMPDLDAIEKDVVKKAKIIFVNYPNNPTSAMASDEFYVKLIDFAKKNDIIVAADAAYSEIFYDENDKPKSFLEYPGAKDVGVEFHSLSKTYNMTGWRIGWLCGNKDIVKGIATVKDNYDSGAFQVIQEAAISALTSSQECVKENRKVYKERKDTLVGGLRDIGWEVIEPKATFYVWAKTPKGYTSAQTVSKLLEEAAIVCTPGNGMGKSGEGYIRFALTVGVSRIKEAVKRISNIKW, from the coding sequence ATGGAAATACGTTACAATGAAAAATTGAAAAAACTTCCGCCGTATCTTTTTGTCGAAATAGATAAGAAGAAAAAAGAAGCCATGGAAAGAGGAGCCGACATCATATCGTTAGGCGTTGGGGATCCTGACATGCCGACTCCCAAACACATAATAGAAGCAGGACAGCAGGCAATGACAAAACCTGCTAATCACCAATATCCTTTCGGTGCGGGAATGGTTTCTTACAGAAAAGCGGTGGCTTTGTGGTATAAAAAAAGATTTAACGTGGACTTAGATTTCGCAGCCGAAATATGCGCGTTAATAGGTTCAAAAGAAGGCATAGGTCATTTGCCTCTTGGTTTTATAAATCCCGGAGATGTAGTTCTTATCCCAGAGCCTGGATATCCTGTTTACACTACAGGGACGATTTTTACGGACGGCGTTCCTTACTTTATGCCGCTCCTTGAAAGAAACGGTTTTATGCCTGATTTGGACGCGATTGAAAAAGATGTGGTAAAAAAAGCGAAAATAATATTTGTCAACTATCCGAACAATCCGACATCGGCTATGGCCTCTGATGAATTTTACGTCAAACTTATAGATTTTGCAAAAAAGAACGACATAATAGTTGCAGCAGATGCTGCTTATTCTGAAATTTTTTATGATGAAAATGATAAGCCGAAAAGCTTTCTGGAGTATCCTGGAGCAAAAGATGTGGGTGTGGAATTTCACTCTTTGTCAAAAACGTACAATATGACGGGCTGGCGTATAGGCTGGTTGTGCGGAAATAAGGATATAGTAAAAGGAATCGCAACAGTAAAAGATAATTATGACTCGGGCGCTTTTCAGGTAATTCAGGAAGCCGCCATTAGTGCTTTGACTTCTTCGCAGGAATGTGTTAAAGAAAATAGAAAAGTCTATAAAGAAAGAAAAGACACTTTGGTCGGTGGGTTGAGAGATATAGGCTGGGAAGTAATTGAACCGAAGGCCACTTTTTACGTATGGGCAAAAACGCCAAAAGGCTATACTTCAGCCCAAACAGTTTCAAAACTTCTTGAAGAGGCTGCAATCGTATGCACTCCCGGAAACGGGATGGGAAAAAGCGGCGAAGGGTACATAAGATTTGCATTGACCGTAGGAGTTTCGAGAATTAAAGAGGCTGTCAAAAGAATAAGTAATATAAAGTGGTAA
- the dapB gene encoding 4-hydroxy-tetrahydrodipicolinate reductase has translation MKITVCGAAGRMGQSILGIAKFDEAVQICAGVEYDSSPAIGAGTPAIIPASSIETVLADTEVLIDFTNPDNALKNLELAKKYKIPAVIGTTGFIAEQKEKIVKVSKEIPIVLSPNMSVGVNILFKLVEYVAKLVPDYDIEMVELHHNKKKDSPSGTATMLSEIAANAIGSNINEVGIYGRKTVLGERKKDEIGVFSVRGGDIVGEHTVYFAGIGERLELVHRAQSRNNFGAGAIRAAKWIIGKDPGLYDMQDVLGLK, from the coding sequence ATGAAAATTACTGTATGTGGTGCGGCTGGAAGAATGGGACAATCGATATTGGGCATAGCGAAGTTTGATGAAGCGGTTCAGATTTGTGCGGGCGTTGAATATGACTCAAGTCCGGCAATAGGAGCGGGGACACCAGCGATTATTCCGGCATCTTCTATTGAAACAGTTTTGGCTGATACGGAAGTGTTGATTGATTTTACTAATCCTGATAATGCTTTAAAAAATTTGGAACTTGCAAAAAAGTATAAAATTCCAGCAGTGATAGGCACAACGGGATTTATTGCAGAACAAAAAGAAAAAATTGTCAAAGTTTCCAAAGAAATACCGATAGTTTTATCGCCTAATATGTCCGTCGGAGTCAATATTTTGTTTAAACTTGTGGAATATGTAGCAAAATTGGTTCCAGATTATGATATTGAAATGGTTGAACTGCATCACAATAAAAAAAAGGACTCCCCTTCTGGCACCGCGACTATGCTGTCTGAGATTGCTGCGAATGCCATAGGCAGCAATATTAATGAAGTCGGCATATACGGCAGAAAAACAGTGCTTGGTGAAAGAAAAAAAGACGAAATAGGTGTTTTTTCCGTCAGAGGCGGTGACATAGTGGGAGAACATACAGTTTATTTTGCAGGAATAGGCGAAAGATTGGAATTGGTTCACAGAGCTCAGTCAAGAAACAATTTTGGAGCGGGCGCTATAAGGGCGGCAAAATGGATTATAGGAAAAGACCCGGGTCTGTACGATATGCAGGACGTTCTAGGATTAAAATAA
- the dapA gene encoding 4-hydroxy-tetrahydrodipicolinate synthase — MFSGVYTALITPFKDGEVDFEAFGKLIENQCKNGIDGIVPCGTTGESPTLSYEEHEAVIEFCVKQSEGKMKVLAGTGSNSTDEAIHFTKFAKKVGCDGALMVSPYYNKPTQKGLYLHYKAVADAVNIPIVLYNIAGRTSVNIEPATIAKLFKDCKNIVGVKEASGSLDQMSAIKALVPKIDLISGDDALTLPLFSIGGCGIISVLSNIVPAEVVSLVKAFEHGNIKEAVKIHYSLLALVKAIFIETNPIPIKTAAALLGICSPELRLPMCEMEASNKIKLEKAMKDFGLLK, encoded by the coding sequence ATGTTTTCTGGAGTATATACTGCATTAATTACGCCGTTTAAAGATGGTGAAGTCGATTTTGAAGCGTTTGGTAAGTTAATAGAAAATCAGTGCAAAAACGGAATTGATGGTATTGTTCCGTGCGGAACTACGGGCGAATCGCCTACTTTGTCTTATGAAGAACATGAAGCTGTAATTGAATTTTGTGTAAAACAGTCCGAAGGTAAAATGAAAGTTCTTGCCGGTACAGGCTCAAACTCTACAGACGAAGCCATACATTTTACAAAATTTGCAAAAAAGGTCGGCTGCGATGGTGCTTTAATGGTTTCTCCATATTATAATAAGCCTACGCAAAAAGGATTATATCTGCATTATAAGGCCGTGGCGGATGCGGTAAACATTCCAATAGTGTTATATAATATAGCAGGAAGAACTTCGGTTAATATCGAACCTGCGACCATAGCGAAACTTTTTAAAGATTGTAAAAATATTGTCGGCGTAAAAGAAGCTTCAGGTTCACTTGACCAGATGAGCGCTATAAAAGCGCTTGTCCCGAAAATTGATTTGATTTCCGGCGACGATGCTCTTACTCTTCCTTTGTTTTCAATAGGCGGCTGTGGAATTATTTCGGTTTTGTCAAACATAGTTCCGGCAGAAGTTGTTTCTTTGGTAAAAGCTTTCGAACACGGCAATATTAAAGAGGCCGTCAAAATTCATTACTCTCTGCTTGCTTTAGTAAAAGCCATTTTTATTGAAACAAACCCTATACCCATAAAAACAGCCGCTGCTTTATTGGGAATATGTTCTCCTGAATTAAGACTTCCGATGTGCGAGATGGAAGCGTCAAATAAAATTAAATTAGAGAAAGCTATGAAAGATTTCGGGCTTTTGAAGTAA
- the dapF gene encoding diaminopimelate epimerase gives MQINFSKLTAAGNDFVLIDNRKNIISAEDYPCLARKLCDRKYSIGADGLILIEKSGKYDFKMKYFNSDGSHASMCGNGGRSISKFAYDIGAAKETMVFETDAGIITAEILKDDKVKLDLYEPKDLKTDIKVDVEDVTFKVDFINTGVPHVIIFVDDIEKVEIVKYGRAVRYHALFAPDGTNVNFVKATQDKDNTILVRTYERGVEDETLACGTGIIASAIIAGLKGFAKSPVNIIARGGDRLSVSYKNDSGKITGVILEGPAITAFEGVVKI, from the coding sequence GTGCAAATAAATTTCTCAAAACTTACGGCTGCGGGAAATGATTTTGTTTTGATAGATAACAGGAAAAATATTATTTCCGCCGAAGATTATCCATGCCTTGCCAGAAAGTTGTGCGATAGAAAATATTCTATAGGAGCGGATGGACTCATTTTGATAGAAAAAAGCGGCAAATACGATTTCAAAATGAAATATTTTAATTCTGATGGTTCTCACGCTTCAATGTGTGGTAACGGAGGAAGATCCATATCAAAATTTGCTTATGACATCGGCGCGGCAAAAGAAACTATGGTTTTTGAAACGGATGCCGGAATAATAACTGCCGAGATATTAAAAGATGACAAAGTCAAGCTTGATCTGTATGAGCCGAAGGATTTAAAAACCGATATAAAAGTTGATGTCGAAGATGTGACTTTTAAAGTGGACTTTATAAATACCGGAGTTCCGCATGTCATTATTTTTGTCGATGATATTGAAAAGGTCGAAATTGTAAAATACGGCAGAGCGGTAAGATATCACGCTCTTTTTGCTCCGGACGGAACGAATGTAAATTTTGTCAAAGCCACACAAGATAAAGATAACACTATTCTTGTGCGCACTTATGAAAGGGGCGTTGAAGACGAAACTTTGGCTTGCGGTACGGGAATTATAGCTTCGGCTATAATAGCAGGGCTTAAAGGGTTTGCCAAATCTCCGGTAAATATTATAGCCAGAGGTGGAGACAGACTTTCGGTTTCTTATAAAAATGATTCGGGTAAAATAACTGGTGTTATTCTTGAAGGACCTGCCATAACAGCTTTTGAAGGCGTTGTAAAAATTTAA
- the lysA gene encoding diaminopimelate decarboxylase codes for MIKFVKNELYIEQTPLSSIAKKYGTAAYVYSKNQIIDNFRYYRKALNNRESLICFACKTNSNGRILKILADQGAGADTTSGGEIFRCINAGFNPSKIVYAGVGKTAEEIEYALKSKILMFNVESYEELEAIDKIAKKLKMKAKIAFRVNPNVDPDTHSYIVTGKKGTKFGIPYEEAFEAYLIASKMDNIQAVGVHTHIGSQILDIAPFILAAKKIKNLTDKLKKAGIVLEYINCGGGIGIKYSSQDKALNPKLLTDELFKIFDKNTKFIFEPGRFIIGNAGHLLAKIIYRKISGDKSFLITDAGMNDLIRPTLYEAYHEIIPLKKTSAKKIKTNVVGPICESGDFMGKDRMLPILRQGELILVKCAGAYGASMSSEYNSRPLLAEIMVDGKKAVLIRKRATYKDLILNEI; via the coding sequence ATGATTAAATTTGTAAAAAATGAACTTTATATAGAACAAACACCTTTGTCATCTATAGCGAAAAAGTACGGGACCGCCGCTTATGTTTATTCCAAAAATCAAATAATAGACAATTTTCGGTATTATCGGAAGGCTTTAAACAATAGAGAAAGTCTTATTTGTTTTGCCTGTAAAACAAATTCGAACGGCCGTATTTTGAAAATTCTTGCAGATCAAGGGGCTGGCGCAGACACTACTTCTGGTGGTGAAATTTTCAGATGCATTAACGCCGGATTTAATCCTTCAAAAATAGTTTACGCCGGAGTCGGCAAGACAGCCGAAGAGATAGAATATGCCTTGAAAAGCAAAATATTAATGTTTAACGTAGAATCTTACGAGGAGCTTGAAGCCATAGACAAAATTGCCAAAAAACTTAAAATGAAAGCAAAAATCGCTTTCAGGGTAAATCCAAATGTGGATCCAGATACCCATTCATATATAGTAACCGGTAAAAAAGGAACAAAATTCGGCATTCCTTATGAAGAAGCTTTTGAAGCCTATCTTATAGCTTCTAAGATGGACAATATACAGGCTGTCGGCGTGCACACCCACATAGGTTCACAGATTTTAGATATTGCACCTTTTATATTGGCGGCAAAAAAAATAAAAAACCTTACTGATAAACTTAAAAAGGCGGGCATAGTTCTGGAATATATAAATTGCGGCGGGGGTATCGGCATCAAATATTCATCACAGGATAAAGCCTTGAATCCAAAGCTGCTGACCGACGAGCTTTTTAAAATATTTGATAAAAACACAAAATTTATTTTTGAGCCCGGCCGTTTTATTATCGGAAATGCGGGACATCTTTTAGCTAAAATTATTTACAGAAAGATTTCTGGAGACAAAAGTTTTCTTATAACGGATGCTGGTATGAACGATTTGATAAGGCCGACGCTTTATGAGGCATATCATGAAATTATTCCGCTAAAAAAGACAAGTGCCAAAAAAATTAAAACCAATGTTGTCGGCCCGATATGTGAAAGTGGAGATTTTATGGGCAAAGATAGAATGCTTCCTATTTTGCGACAGGGAGAACTCATTTTAGTAAAATGTGCTGGTGCTTATGGTGCGTCGATGTCATCGGAATATAATTCAAGGCCTTTGCTTGCGGAAATTATGGTAGATGGTAAAAAAGCCGTACTTATAAGAAAAAGAGCAACATATAAAGATTTGATTTTAAATGAAATATAA
- a CDS encoding tetratricopeptide repeat protein, producing the protein MSEEEIVYKMNELSLKIDEARKKKDIIALYEEYAEMFFSNKAYRMAVDIYLVLIEMKPSKKKKAEYFVKLGDIEAAQKSYNESIEYYSSALSLYKKNNNIRCKIGDILLQSNLYGLAEQCFKDILDLDKNSDYAKRKLGDIYFWQKKYSTALKYYESVSPSYYDKEIIANFSECYKNLNNYKKAIMLVDDFIEEHADSDLYLLSGLLYAETGNVPKAKEQFFSAVEADPNNFAACVNLAAIYLDNGDMDKAEEMLKKANLINSYTAVVDMMFASIAYKKGRLYEARRYASNAVLKSKRPFLKQQSQRMLDFLTKSDK; encoded by the coding sequence ATGAGCGAAGAAGAGATAGTGTATAAAATGAACGAACTGTCTTTAAAAATTGATGAAGCGCGCAAAAAAAAAGATATAATAGCGCTTTATGAAGAATATGCTGAAATGTTTTTTTCAAATAAAGCGTATAGGATGGCGGTCGATATATATTTGGTTCTTATCGAGATGAAACCTTCGAAAAAAAAGAAGGCCGAATATTTTGTAAAACTCGGAGACATTGAAGCAGCGCAAAAATCTTATAATGAAAGCATCGAATATTATTCAAGTGCTTTGTCTTTATATAAAAAAAATAATAACATAAGATGCAAAATAGGAGACATTCTTCTTCAGAGCAATCTTTACGGGTTGGCTGAACAGTGTTTTAAGGATATTCTTGATTTAGATAAAAATTCCGATTATGCGAAAAGAAAGCTCGGCGATATTTATTTCTGGCAAAAAAAATACTCGACGGCGTTAAAATATTATGAAAGTGTTTCGCCTTCTTATTATGATAAAGAGATAATCGCGAATTTTTCAGAATGCTATAAAAATTTAAACAATTATAAAAAAGCGATAATGCTGGTGGACGATTTTATAGAAGAACACGCTGATTCCGACCTTTATCTTTTATCCGGACTTTTGTATGCAGAAACGGGAAATGTCCCAAAAGCCAAAGAACAGTTTTTTTCCGCTGTAGAAGCTGATCCTAATAACTTTGCCGCTTGTGTTAATCTTGCCGCCATATATCTCGATAACGGCGATATGGATAAAGCGGAAGAAATGCTCAAAAAAGCAAACCTTATAAATTCGTACACGGCTGTAGTTGATATGATGTTTGCGTCAATAGCGTATAAAAAAGGCAGATTATATGAAGCCAGAAGATATGCTTCAAATGCCGTTTTAAAATCAAAAAGACCTTTTTTAAAACAGCAGTCGCAGCGCATGCTGGATTTTTTAACAAAAAGCGATAAATAA
- a CDS encoding patatin-like phospholipase family protein: MKKILLIFLSFFLFSHCFASSVFEFNEEDFMVNMLWNKVKKLQTGQRPKTALVLGGGGARGFSHIGVFRVFEEEKIPVDLVVGTSVGSIIGAFYCAGISMDKVEELAKDISWKSVSNFSATSIISMLLSEELLSNAQIENFLKENIGDLRFEQLKIPLVCVSTDLHTGERVLLKNGSVAFAARASSTLPGFFKPVEYKQRYLVDGGLVDNVPVGVAKLFDPDVIIAVPVSADITKNTTTNVFTTLMQAIYIQGRTLDRENLSLSDAIIRPDVGEMLATDLGHAYQSIDKGFAAARESLKDIKMTIINKTQEVYLIE; encoded by the coding sequence ATGAAAAAAATACTTTTAATTTTTTTATCGTTTTTTTTATTTTCACACTGTTTTGCTTCTTCCGTTTTTGAATTTAACGAAGAAGATTTTATGGTTAACATGCTGTGGAACAAAGTAAAAAAACTCCAAACCGGCCAAAGGCCTAAAACTGCTTTAGTTTTAGGCGGCGGTGGAGCAAGAGGCTTTTCACATATAGGAGTGTTCAGGGTTTTTGAAGAGGAAAAGATACCTGTAGATTTGGTTGTTGGCACAAGCGTAGGTTCCATAATAGGAGCTTTTTACTGCGCTGGAATTTCTATGGACAAAGTGGAAGAGCTGGCAAAAGACATAAGCTGGAAATCCGTATCGAATTTTAGTGCTACATCAATAATATCGATGCTTCTTTCGGAAGAACTTCTTTCAAACGCACAGATAGAAAATTTTCTGAAAGAAAATATCGGTGATTTGCGTTTCGAACAGCTTAAAATCCCTCTCGTCTGCGTATCTACTGATTTACATACCGGAGAAAGAGTGCTTTTAAAAAACGGCAGCGTCGCTTTTGCAGCCAGGGCAAGTTCAACTTTGCCCGGGTTTTTTAAGCCTGTAGAATACAAACAGAGGTATTTGGTTGATGGAGGACTTGTGGACAATGTTCCTGTGGGTGTTGCAAAGCTTTTTGATCCGGATGTTATTATCGCCGTTCCTGTATCTGCGGACATAACGAAAAATACCACAACAAATGTTTTTACCACTCTTATGCAGGCCATTTACATTCAGGGAAGAACTTTGGATAGAGAAAATCTTTCATTGTCGGATGCCATAATCCGACCCGACGTTGGAGAAATGTTGGCTACGGACTTAGGTCATGCTTATCAGAGCATAGACAAAGGTTTTGCCGCGGCAAGAGAGTCTTTAAAAGATATAAAAATGACGATTATAAATAAAACGCAAGAGGTGTATTTGATTGAATAA
- a CDS encoding TolC family protein, giving the protein MKKAFILLAVCFISQLAYSIGYEKILTEESSVQTAVNINHDILIHSQNIDFAQQRIKESQSLYFPKIDLNLNASRFNNMEPLILAGQLSPVPVYLPGENKDIYFSTRLSVLQSIYAGGRIKTTNKLAEMNMNKVKNEANAVKNNVINKVKTVFNTCLMYREKYALLLKQLENLKNKSAAETYGIQKKVDIMKLNYEKEILNLLYAIGLELDVTVKIEGVFAAKIKKFDLNQCMLWAYQFRPEMQTTQAQESIDGLMVNLLSMQRFPMISVGVGQEWLGDRVIGDESSWYVSINANLPIFDGGGSFSRVRQGKINARGTTLKRSKIEEQIKLQTHKAFMEYEFWKEQYFKAEMSEKDATKPDYDENELDIIYNLNSSYYALELAIGIQLDSF; this is encoded by the coding sequence ATGAAAAAGGCTTTTATTTTACTTGCAGTATGTTTTATTTCGCAGCTTGCTTATTCCATCGGTTATGAAAAGATATTGACCGAAGAGTCAAGCGTGCAAACTGCTGTCAATATAAATCACGATATATTGATCCATTCTCAAAACATAGATTTCGCTCAGCAGCGCATAAAAGAATCGCAGTCTTTGTATTTTCCTAAAATAGATTTGAATTTGAATGCTTCGCGCTTCAATAATATGGAACCGCTTATCTTGGCGGGACAATTGTCCCCTGTTCCAGTATATCTGCCAGGAGAAAACAAAGATATTTATTTTTCCACGCGTTTATCTGTATTGCAAAGTATTTATGCCGGCGGCAGAATCAAGACTACAAACAAACTTGCCGAAATGAATATGAATAAAGTTAAAAATGAAGCAAACGCCGTAAAGAATAATGTAATTAATAAAGTTAAAACCGTTTTTAACACTTGTCTTATGTACAGAGAAAAATACGCATTGCTTTTAAAACAGCTTGAAAATTTGAAAAATAAATCTGCGGCCGAAACTTATGGAATTCAAAAAAAAGTTGATATTATGAAATTGAATTATGAGAAAGAAATTTTAAATCTTTTGTACGCCATCGGGCTTGAACTTGACGTTACGGTGAAAATCGAAGGAGTTTTTGCCGCTAAAATCAAAAAATTCGATTTGAATCAATGCATGTTGTGGGCGTATCAGTTCAGGCCGGAAATGCAAACTACGCAGGCACAGGAGTCCATAGACGGACTGATGGTAAATTTATTATCTATGCAGAGGTTCCCGATGATTTCGGTTGGAGTTGGACAGGAGTGGCTGGGCGACAGAGTCATAGGCGATGAGAGCAGTTGGTATGTTTCGATAAACGCAAATCTCCCAATTTTTGATGGAGGCGGAAGTTTTTCGAGAGTCAGGCAGGGTAAAATCAACGCAAGAGGGACTACTCTTAAGAGATCTAAAATTGAAGAACAGATAAAACTTCAGACGCATAAGGCGTTTATGGAATATGAATTTTGGAAAGAACAATATTTTAAAGCCGAAATGTCCGAGAAAGACGCGACAAAACCCGACTACGACGAAAACGAACTTGACATAATTTACAACCTCAACAGCAGTTATTATGCTTTAGAACTTGCCATAGGCATTCAGCTTGATTCCTTTTAG
- the argH gene encoding argininosuccinate lyase, with amino-acid sequence MNKLNFEQFIGSFSFDGRLAEADIMGSIAHVQMLVKTKIIKSSEGKRIISGLQSILRDLQKGRQLPKEEDIHFAVEKELIRRIGLVGGKMHTARSRNDQAAADLRIYLRKETDSCINLIEEFQRIIVKKAQENIDVLMPGFTHLQPAQPISAAHHLMAYAYMVQRDKERFYDCRKRINISPLGSAALAGTSFKIDRHFTAKLLGFGGVCENSLDGVSDRDFAVEFVFCVSMLAVHLTRFCEEIILWMNPEFAYIKIADKFTSGSSIMPQKRNPDCAEVIRGKSGRIFGALMALLTIIKALPLTYNRDLQEDKPSVFDVCDNIKMCMKVACEMVSGMKFVKENTLKSMEKGFIAATEIADYLARRGVPFREAHGVVKEIVSYCIKNSKTLNELTLHEYNKFYPKRYPAFKMDIYKYIDFKNIVEMKTSYGATSRKSVERQIKSMKNLLKKEK; translated from the coding sequence ATGAACAAACTCAATTTTGAACAATTTATCGGCTCTTTTTCTTTTGACGGCAGGCTTGCCGAAGCCGATATAATGGGGTCTATTGCTCATGTACAAATGCTCGTCAAAACTAAAATAATTAAATCTTCGGAAGGAAAACGAATCATTTCTGGATTGCAGTCTATTTTGAGAGATTTGCAAAAAGGTCGGCAGCTGCCGAAAGAGGAAGATATTCATTTTGCTGTAGAAAAAGAGCTTATCAGGCGGATAGGTCTTGTCGGCGGAAAAATGCATACGGCCAGAAGTCGCAACGATCAAGCCGCTGCGGATTTAAGGATTTATTTAAGAAAAGAAACGGATAGCTGTATTAATCTCATAGAAGAGTTTCAAAGAATTATTGTGAAAAAAGCACAGGAAAATATTGATGTGCTAATGCCTGGCTTTACGCATTTGCAGCCTGCACAGCCGATATCGGCGGCTCATCATCTTATGGCTTATGCATATATGGTGCAAAGAGATAAAGAAAGATTTTATGATTGCCGCAAAAGAATAAATATCTCCCCTTTAGGAAGTGCGGCTCTTGCCGGAACGTCGTTTAAAATAGACAGACATTTTACGGCGAAACTGTTGGGATTTGGCGGTGTATGTGAAAATTCTCTTGATGGAGTGAGCGACAGAGATTTCGCAGTCGAATTCGTATTTTGTGTTTCGATGCTGGCCGTTCATCTTACGCGGTTTTGCGAAGAGATAATTTTGTGGATGAATCCAGAATTTGCTTACATTAAAATAGCCGATAAATTTACTTCAGGTTCTTCAATAATGCCGCAGAAAAGAAATCCGGACTGTGCAGAAGTCATAAGAGGCAAATCGGGAAGAATTTTCGGTGCTCTGATGGCTTTGCTTACGATTATCAAAGCTCTTCCTTTGACGTATAACAGAGATTTGCAAGAAGACAAGCCTTCGGTTTTTGATGTCTGTGACAATATAAAAATGTGCATGAAAGTCGCCTGTGAAATGGTTTCTGGAATGAAATTCGTTAAAGAAAACACTTTAAAAAGTATGGAAAAAGGTTTTATTGCAGCTACGGAGATCGCCGATTATCTCGCCAGAAGAGGCGTTCCATTCAGGGAAGCGCACGGCGTGGTAAAAGAGATAGTTTCGTATTGTATTAAAAATTCGAAAACTCTAAACGAACTGACACTCCACGAGTACAATAAATTTTATCCCAAACGTTATCCGGCATTTAAGATGGACATTTATAAATATATAGATTTTAAGAATATTGTTGAAATGAAAACTTCTTACGGTGCGACTTCGAGAAAATCCGTAGAAAGACAGATAAAATCAATGAAAAATCTTCTTAAGAAGGAAAAATGA
- a CDS encoding argininosuccinate synthase, whose product MADIKKVVVAYSGGLDTSIILSWIKENYKCEVIACCVDVGQGKELKGLNEKARRTGASKSYIIDAKKEFVTGYIYKAVKADALYENKYYLGTSLARPVIAKKIAEIVKKEKADAVCHGATGKGNDQVRFELTFKALIPNVKIIAPWREWNIRSRQDAMNYAKKRGIPITVTKAKPYSSDANLWHISYEGGVMEDMKNEYDESMFKMTVSPQKAPNKPTYIKIGFEKGIPVTINGKKTEPVELVSYLNKIAGANGIGRTDMVENRLVGMKSRGVYESPAAKLLYAAHRELEELALDRDTFHFKQELAHKWAELTYYGLWFSPLREALDAFIDSTQKYVTGEIKLKLYKGNIIPVSRQAKYSLYWEELATFEKDEIYNQKDAEGFINLFGLPIKVQALMRKK is encoded by the coding sequence ATGGCAGACATCAAAAAAGTAGTGGTGGCTTATTCCGGCGGGCTTGACACGTCCATTATTCTGTCGTGGATAAAAGAAAATTACAAATGCGAAGTCATAGCGTGCTGTGTGGATGTGGGTCAGGGCAAAGAGCTGAAAGGATTGAATGAAAAAGCCAGAAGAACAGGCGCATCAAAATCTTATATAATTGATGCGAAAAAAGAGTTCGTAACGGGTTACATTTACAAAGCCGTAAAGGCCGACGCTTTGTATGAAAATAAATATTATCTCGGAACTTCTCTGGCCAGACCAGTCATCGCGAAAAAAATCGCAGAGATCGTAAAAAAAGAAAAGGCCGACGCTGTATGTCACGGAGCAACGGGCAAAGGAAACGATCAAGTAAGATTCGAACTTACATTTAAAGCTTTGATACCGAACGTGAAAATTATAGCGCCGTGGAGAGAATGGAATATACGTTCAAGGCAAGACGCGATGAATTACGCTAAAAAAAGAGGCATTCCGATTACCGTGACAAAAGCAAAACCTTATTCTTCCGATGCCAATCTGTGGCATATTTCTTATGAGGGCGGAGTGATGGAAGATATGAAAAACGAGTATGATGAATCTATGTTTAAGATGACTGTTTCTCCGCAGAAAGCCCCAAATAAGCCGACATATATAAAAATAGGATTTGAAAAAGGTATTCCTGTTACCATAAATGGCAAAAAAACCGAGCCTGTCGAATTGGTCTCTTATTTGAATAAAATCGCCGGAGCAAATGGCATAGGAAGAACCGATATGGTTGAAAACAGGCTTGTCGGCATGAAATCAAGGGGAGTTTATGAATCTCCTGCTGCAAAGCTTTTATATGCCGCTCACAGAGAACTTGAAGAATTAGCTTTAGACAGAGATACTTTTCATTTTAAACAGGAACTTGCGCATAAATGGGCCGAACTTACTTATTACGGATTGTGGTTTTCTCCTTTAAGAGAAGCTCTGGACGCTTTTATCGACAGCACTCAAAAATATGTTACTGGAGAAATAAAATTGAAACTTTACAAAGGCAATATAATTCCAGTTTCAAGACAGGCAAAATATTCTCTGTACTGGGAAGAGCTTGCCACTTTTGAAAAAGACGAAATTTATAATCAAAAAGACGCCGAAGGATTTATCAATTTATTCGGCTTGCCGATAAAAGTTCAGGCTTTAATGAGAAAGAAATAA